The following are encoded in a window of Geobacter metallireducens GS-15 genomic DNA:
- the yqeC gene encoding selenium cofactor biosynthesis protein YqeC, with product MENFAEIVGIGPAGVISITGGGGKTSLMFHLARQLAYSGKRVLTTTTTKILAPSVEESRTLLISQDPQVILRHAKAHPGPGVHVSAAAGHIPHTEKLQGFPREAIRTFEDSGEFDWVVVEADGAARKPLKAPAAHEPVIPGNSTIVVALAGLEVLGRPLGEEMVFRSELAGELMQIPQGETITVPALARLLAHPSGGFKGAPPQARRFIFLNKADTPELQEKGGEVALQLKEIAPSVAEAVIVGQLRQEITLHRVYPRGE from the coding sequence ATGGAAAATTTCGCCGAAATAGTGGGTATCGGACCTGCGGGAGTGATAAGCATCACCGGCGGAGGCGGCAAAACGAGCCTCATGTTCCACCTTGCCAGACAACTGGCCTACTCCGGCAAAAGGGTTCTGACAACGACCACCACCAAGATCCTCGCCCCTTCGGTCGAGGAGTCAAGGACGCTCCTCATCTCCCAGGACCCGCAGGTCATCCTCCGCCATGCCAAAGCCCATCCCGGCCCCGGCGTGCATGTTTCGGCGGCAGCCGGCCATATCCCCCATACCGAAAAACTGCAGGGATTTCCCCGTGAAGCGATCCGCACCTTCGAGGATTCGGGAGAGTTCGACTGGGTCGTCGTGGAAGCCGACGGCGCGGCCCGGAAGCCGCTGAAGGCACCGGCAGCCCATGAGCCGGTCATCCCCGGCAACAGCACCATTGTCGTCGCCCTGGCCGGGCTTGAGGTGCTTGGCAGGCCCCTGGGGGAGGAGATGGTCTTCCGGTCGGAACTGGCGGGGGAACTGATGCAGATCCCCCAGGGCGAAACCATAACCGTGCCGGCCCTGGCGCGCCTTCTGGCGCACCCTTCAGGGGGCTTCAAAGGGGCTCCGCCCCAAGCGCGCCGCTTCATCTTCCTCAACAAGGCGGATACGCCCGAACTGCAGGAAAAGGGAGGGGAAGTCGCGCTCCAGCTCAAGGAGATCGCGCCTTCCGTTGCCGAAGCGGTCATCGTGGGGCAACTGCGGCAGGAGATCACCCTGCACCGGGTCTATCCGAGGGGAGAGTAA
- the hcrA gene encoding 4-hydroxybenzoyl-CoA reductase subunit alpha: protein MSDNHKVIGRSVPRIDGPEKVTGAAKYTGDLKFPNMLYGKILTSPHAHARIISIDTSEAEKLPGVKAVITHKDVPELKYGLSPARWDENIFCIDKVRFVGDKVAAVACVDEDTCYRAMKLIKVEYEELPAVLDFRHAMDEGQPLVHEEYERNINTEIHQEFGDVAKALAEAHHVRTDVFVGQRTYQAPIEPHSAISMWEGEKLTIYSSTQSPHYFQYYIAREFGMPMGDVRIIKPYLGGGFGGKLEPTGLEFAGAVLAKRTGRPVRTFYDRAEMFAHNRGRHAQYMEITTGVDKDGKILAAKANFIMDGGAYTSLGIASAYYAGALLPMTYEFDNYQFDMFRVYTNLPACGAQRGHGAPQPKYAFESHLDNVAADLGIDPMDIRIRNARRPDTVTPNDFRVNSCMMRECLEQVRQISDWDEKKKNLPHGRGIGVATGSFVTGAGYPIYRTDLPHAAAFIKVHEDGTAATLYTGSVDIGQGSDTILCQMAAEAMGYRYEQMKIVAADTEITPLDFGAYASRQTYMSGAAVKQAGEEVKKQLLDLASTMLSLPADDLECAEGVIFSKSREGKTLTFEEVARKHFVLKGPLLGRGAYTPPKLGGSFKGAAVGTSPAYSFGAQVGEVSIDEETGEITVVGIWDVHDCGKVINPRLLHGQVHGALYMGMGESVWEEVLFDDKGRIKNAELANYRLLTAVDMPPIQSEVVNSYEPTGPWGVKEVGEGATNPTLGMFSNAIFDAMGVRVNSLPLTYEKVWRALKEKREREETKAA from the coding sequence ATGAGCGACAATCATAAAGTCATCGGCCGCAGCGTTCCCCGCATCGACGGGCCCGAGAAGGTAACCGGCGCGGCAAAGTATACCGGGGATCTCAAGTTCCCCAACATGCTCTACGGCAAGATCCTCACCAGCCCCCATGCCCACGCCAGGATCATCTCCATCGACACCTCCGAGGCGGAGAAGCTGCCGGGGGTGAAGGCGGTCATCACCCACAAGGATGTGCCGGAGCTGAAGTATGGCCTGAGCCCGGCCCGGTGGGACGAAAACATCTTCTGCATCGACAAGGTGCGCTTCGTCGGCGACAAGGTGGCGGCGGTCGCCTGCGTAGACGAGGATACCTGCTACCGGGCCATGAAGCTCATCAAGGTGGAATACGAAGAGCTCCCCGCAGTGCTCGATTTCCGTCACGCCATGGACGAGGGGCAGCCTCTGGTCCACGAGGAGTACGAGCGGAACATCAACACCGAGATTCACCAGGAGTTCGGCGACGTGGCAAAGGCCCTGGCAGAGGCCCACCATGTCCGTACCGACGTCTTCGTGGGCCAGCGGACCTATCAGGCCCCCATCGAGCCCCACTCCGCCATCTCCATGTGGGAAGGGGAAAAACTCACCATCTATTCCAGCACCCAGTCCCCCCACTACTTCCAGTACTACATCGCCCGGGAGTTCGGCATGCCCATGGGGGACGTGCGGATCATCAAGCCATACCTGGGGGGAGGTTTCGGCGGCAAGCTGGAGCCCACGGGCCTGGAGTTTGCCGGAGCGGTGCTGGCGAAGCGGACCGGCCGGCCGGTGCGGACCTTCTACGACCGGGCCGAAATGTTTGCCCACAACCGGGGGCGCCACGCCCAGTACATGGAGATCACCACCGGGGTGGACAAGGACGGCAAGATCCTGGCCGCCAAGGCCAACTTCATCATGGACGGCGGCGCCTACACGAGCCTCGGGATCGCCAGCGCCTACTACGCCGGCGCGCTCCTTCCCATGACCTACGAATTCGACAACTACCAGTTCGACATGTTCCGGGTCTACACCAACCTCCCCGCCTGCGGCGCCCAGCGGGGCCACGGCGCTCCCCAGCCCAAGTACGCCTTCGAGAGCCATCTGGACAACGTGGCCGCCGACCTGGGGATCGACCCCATGGACATCCGGATCCGCAATGCCCGCCGTCCCGACACCGTCACCCCCAATGACTTCCGGGTCAACTCCTGCATGATGCGGGAGTGCCTGGAACAGGTCCGGCAGATCTCGGACTGGGACGAGAAAAAGAAAAACCTCCCCCACGGACGCGGCATCGGCGTCGCCACCGGCAGCTTCGTCACCGGCGCGGGGTACCCCATCTACCGCACCGACCTCCCCCACGCCGCCGCCTTCATCAAGGTGCATGAGGACGGCACCGCAGCCACCCTCTACACCGGCTCTGTCGACATCGGCCAGGGATCTGATACCATTCTCTGTCAGATGGCGGCCGAGGCCATGGGGTATCGCTACGAGCAGATGAAGATCGTGGCCGCCGACACGGAGATCACACCGCTCGATTTCGGCGCCTACGCCAGCCGCCAGACCTACATGTCAGGGGCGGCCGTCAAGCAGGCGGGGGAAGAGGTCAAGAAGCAGCTCCTCGACCTGGCGTCGACCATGCTTTCCCTCCCTGCCGACGACCTTGAGTGCGCGGAAGGGGTTATTTTCTCCAAGTCGCGGGAAGGGAAGACACTGACGTTCGAGGAAGTGGCACGGAAACACTTCGTCCTCAAGGGCCCGCTCCTGGGACGCGGCGCCTACACGCCGCCGAAACTTGGCGGAAGCTTCAAGGGGGCCGCGGTCGGCACGTCGCCCGCCTACAGCTTCGGCGCCCAGGTGGGAGAGGTTTCCATCGACGAGGAAACGGGAGAAATCACCGTGGTGGGCATCTGGGACGTCCACGACTGCGGCAAGGTCATCAACCCGCGGCTGCTCCACGGCCAGGTCCACGGCGCCCTCTACATGGGGATGGGGGAATCGGTCTGGGAAGAGGTGCTCTTCGACGACAAGGGACGGATCAAGAATGCGGAACTGGCCAATTACCGGCTCCTCACCGCCGTGGACATGCCCCCCATCCAGTCGGAGGTGGTGAACAGCTACGAACCGACCGGGCCGTGGGGGGTGAAGGAAGTGGGCGAAGGGGCCACCAACCCTACCCTGGGGATGTTCAGCAATGCCATCTTCGACGCCATGGGGGTCAGGGTGAACAGTCTGCCGCTCACCTACGAGAAGGTCTGGCGGGCACTGAAGGAAAAGCGGGAGCGGGAAGAGACCAAGGCGGCATAA
- a CDS encoding XdhC family protein: MWDWIGKLDELRRSNQLAVLVTVTKSSGSTPRKHGAKMIVLPDGTFYGTVGGGTPEYYALEDARACFETMQSTTSSVPLKQRGEFPACGGTMEFYMEVINDNPVLHLFGAGHIGQSLCQILDGTPFRIHLIDEREEWINAPNLPGSVIRHQRHYSDFIEKAIWCDKRTFVAIQTFSGTLDQQVLEEVLPNPTRYVGMIGSKAKWAKVRSNLEEKGLDLSAVRCPIGHDNGGNSPREIAISIASQLLSTYYGRE, encoded by the coding sequence ATGTGGGACTGGATCGGAAAACTCGATGAACTGCGACGCAGCAACCAGCTGGCGGTGCTGGTGACGGTGACGAAGAGCAGCGGCTCCACGCCGCGCAAGCACGGGGCAAAGATGATCGTCCTTCCCGACGGGACCTTCTACGGCACCGTGGGGGGCGGGACTCCCGAGTACTACGCGCTGGAAGATGCCCGCGCCTGCTTCGAGACCATGCAGAGCACCACGAGCAGCGTCCCCCTCAAGCAGCGGGGAGAGTTCCCCGCCTGCGGCGGCACCATGGAGTTCTATATGGAAGTGATCAACGACAACCCGGTCCTCCACCTCTTCGGCGCCGGGCATATCGGCCAGTCCCTCTGCCAGATCCTCGACGGAACCCCCTTCCGCATCCATCTCATCGACGAGCGGGAGGAGTGGATTAACGCCCCCAACCTGCCGGGAAGCGTCATCCGCCACCAGCGCCACTACAGCGACTTCATCGAAAAAGCCATCTGGTGCGACAAGCGGACCTTCGTCGCCATCCAGACCTTCAGCGGCACCCTGGATCAGCAGGTTCTGGAAGAGGTGCTGCCGAACCCCACCCGCTACGTGGGGATGATCGGCAGCAAAGCCAAGTGGGCAAAGGTCCGGAGCAACCTGGAGGAAAAGGGGCTGGACCTCTCCGCGGTCCGGTGCCCCATCGGTCACGACAACGGCGGCAACTCGCCCCGGGAAATCGCCATCAGCATCGCCAGCCAGCTTCTTTCCACCTACTACGGGCGGGAGTGA
- the mocA gene encoding molybdenum cofactor cytidylyltransferase, with the protein MEARPRVAGIVLAAGKSTRMGRPKQLLPFRGRTVLECVVDNALASRLHRVVVVLGHEAEAVMPLLGHRCVTTVVNPLYGEGQSSSLKAGLGAMTEETDAALFLLGDQPLVTADTINLLIAAFADFPSPIVIPTFEGHRGNPVLFSRETFPRIEALSGDRGARGLFREYGDDIRSIDVRTPAILFDLDTEEDYLRLLREFPAV; encoded by the coding sequence ATGGAGGCCCGTCCCAGGGTTGCCGGGATTGTCCTCGCCGCCGGCAAGAGCACCCGCATGGGGCGGCCAAAGCAGCTCCTCCCCTTCCGGGGCCGGACCGTTCTGGAATGTGTCGTCGACAATGCCCTTGCCTCACGCCTCCACCGCGTTGTCGTGGTGCTCGGCCACGAGGCGGAGGCCGTCATGCCGCTTCTTGGGCACCGGTGCGTCACAACCGTCGTAAACCCCTTGTACGGTGAGGGTCAGAGCTCGTCGCTGAAGGCGGGCCTGGGGGCGATGACCGAAGAGACCGATGCCGCCCTCTTTCTCCTGGGCGACCAACCCCTCGTCACCGCCGACACCATCAACCTTCTCATCGCCGCCTTCGCCGACTTCCCCTCCCCCATCGTCATCCCCACCTTTGAAGGCCACAGGGGAAATCCGGTCCTCTTCAGCCGGGAGACCTTCCCCCGCATCGAGGCGTTGAGCGGAGATCGCGGCGCCAGGGGGCTCTTCCGGGAGTATGGCGATGATATCCGCAGCATCGACGTGCGAACCCCGGCTATCCTCTTCGATCTGGATACGGAGGAGGATTACCTCCGCCTGTTGCGGGAATTCCCCGCGGTGTAA
- a CDS encoding bifunctional acetyl-CoA hydrolase/transferase family protein/GNAT family N-acetyltransferase, producing MNNQLVELYRQKLTTADEAVARIQSGWRVFVGSGCAAPLQLVAALNRNAGRLHDIELIQLLAFGSADYITERNTGHLRHNSFFISEDIRQAVCDGRADYTPIFLSEIPALIRRGRRGNHAALLQVSPPDSHGYCSLGVNVDIQRAALDRARLVIAEVNPRMPRTCGDTHIHLSRFDCLVETDYPILESAAKEPDEVELQIGYHISRLVENGSCLQMGIGTIPSTVLRFIADKRDLGIHTEMFSDALIPLIEEGNITNRLKSVHPGKTVTSFVIGTRALYDFVDGNVGVEFHPSDFVNDPRVICANDRVVAINSALQVDLTGQICADSIGYTFYSGIGGQVDFARGAAMSRGGKPIIAIRSTAKGGGISRIVHRIDDGAGVVTSRGDAHYVVSEYGIAYLHGKTIRERALALISIAHPDYRRELLEFVKQKHYVYEDEQVWQQALNRYPKDFEERRAFGGTMMLVRPLKATDERLLQEFFYSHNPETIYNRYFGPKLQLAHREAAKQVCVDYSSRMALAVFRQEDDAESIVAVARYAVDPLTNMAETAVVVHEEYRRLGLAHHLLRQLERHAAGQGIDGFYAEILPTNEAMLAYHRRLGHSLTYSDETDTYRMEYRFK from the coding sequence ATGAACAACCAACTTGTTGAGCTGTACAGACAGAAGCTGACAACGGCTGATGAGGCGGTGGCACGGATTCAATCCGGTTGGCGCGTGTTTGTCGGGTCGGGCTGCGCCGCGCCGTTGCAGCTGGTGGCCGCCCTGAACCGAAACGCCGGCAGGCTCCATGACATCGAGCTGATCCAGCTACTCGCCTTCGGTTCTGCCGATTACATTACCGAGCGGAATACCGGTCATCTTCGCCACAACTCGTTCTTCATCAGCGAGGATATCCGCCAGGCGGTCTGCGACGGGCGGGCGGACTACACGCCGATCTTCCTGAGCGAGATCCCGGCCCTGATCCGCCGCGGCCGGAGGGGGAATCATGCGGCGCTGTTGCAGGTGTCCCCCCCTGACAGCCACGGTTACTGCAGCCTCGGGGTCAATGTGGATATCCAGCGGGCGGCGCTGGACCGGGCCCGGCTGGTGATTGCCGAGGTGAACCCCCGCATGCCGCGCACCTGCGGCGACACCCACATTCACCTGAGCCGCTTCGATTGCCTGGTGGAAACGGACTACCCGATCCTTGAATCCGCTGCCAAGGAACCGGATGAGGTGGAGCTGCAGATCGGCTACCACATCTCGCGGCTGGTGGAAAACGGCAGCTGCCTCCAGATGGGGATCGGCACCATTCCCAGCACGGTCCTCCGGTTCATCGCCGACAAGCGGGATCTCGGCATCCACACCGAGATGTTCAGCGACGCCCTGATCCCCCTTATCGAGGAGGGAAACATTACCAACCGCCTGAAGAGCGTTCATCCCGGCAAGACGGTCACCAGCTTTGTCATCGGCACCCGCGCGCTTTACGATTTCGTTGACGGCAACGTGGGGGTTGAATTCCATCCCTCGGATTTCGTCAACGATCCCCGGGTGATCTGCGCCAACGACCGGGTGGTGGCCATCAATTCGGCCCTGCAGGTGGACCTGACCGGGCAGATCTGCGCCGACAGCATCGGCTATACCTTCTACAGCGGCATCGGCGGCCAGGTGGATTTCGCCCGCGGTGCGGCCATGAGCCGGGGAGGTAAACCGATCATCGCCATCCGCAGCACCGCAAAAGGCGGGGGGATCAGCCGCATCGTCCACCGGATCGACGACGGCGCCGGCGTTGTCACCAGTCGCGGCGACGCCCACTACGTGGTGTCCGAGTACGGTATCGCCTATCTCCACGGGAAAACCATCCGCGAGCGGGCCCTGGCCCTGATCTCCATTGCCCACCCCGATTACCGGCGGGAGTTGCTGGAGTTCGTCAAGCAGAAGCATTACGTCTATGAAGATGAGCAGGTATGGCAGCAGGCGCTCAATCGCTACCCGAAGGATTTTGAAGAGAGAAGGGCGTTCGGCGGGACCATGATGCTGGTCCGACCCCTCAAGGCCACCGATGAGCGTTTGCTCCAGGAGTTCTTCTACAGCCATAATCCCGAGACCATTTACAATCGCTATTTCGGGCCGAAACTGCAACTGGCCCATCGTGAGGCGGCGAAACAGGTCTGCGTGGACTACAGCAGTCGCATGGCGCTGGCGGTGTTCCGGCAGGAGGATGATGCCGAGTCCATCGTGGCGGTGGCGCGCTATGCCGTCGACCCCCTCACCAATATGGCTGAAACGGCGGTGGTGGTCCATGAGGAGTATCGCCGCCTGGGCCTGGCTCATCACCTCCTCCGCCAGTTGGAGCGCCACGCCGCCGGCCAGGGGATCGACGGCTTCTATGCGGAGATCCTGCCGACCAACGAGGCGATGCTTGCCTATCACCGGCGGTTGGGGCATTCTCTGACCTATTCCGACGAGACCGATACCTACCGAATGGAGTACCGATTCAAATGA
- the yqeB gene encoding selenium-dependent molybdenum cofactor biosynthesis protein YqeB encodes MKRLTERVIIMKGAGEMATGVACRLHRSGFRRILMLEAPSPLAVRRGVSFCEAIHNGRKSVEGIEAVRIENGSALADAWGKGEIPLLADPQGDAVRRMEPDILIDATIAKRNLGIAITDAPLVIALGPGFFAGRDCHLVIETNRGHNLGRLIACGEAEPNTGIPGNIGGYTRERVLRAPADGHFTTEKVIGDQVSKGDVVGIVGTNTVTASIDGILRGLIRPGTHVTTGLKIGDIDPRGDTAYCHTISEKARALGGSVLEAILTVYNQ; translated from the coding sequence ATGAAACGGTTGACGGAACGCGTCATCATCATGAAGGGAGCGGGAGAAATGGCTACCGGTGTGGCTTGCCGGCTCCATCGGTCAGGGTTCCGGCGTATCCTCATGCTGGAAGCCCCTTCCCCTCTCGCGGTCAGACGGGGGGTTTCCTTCTGCGAAGCCATCCATAACGGCAGGAAATCGGTGGAGGGGATAGAGGCAGTCAGGATCGAAAACGGATCCGCCCTGGCCGATGCCTGGGGAAAGGGGGAAATTCCCCTGCTGGCCGACCCGCAAGGGGATGCCGTGCGCCGCATGGAACCCGACATCCTCATCGATGCAACGATAGCCAAGCGGAATCTCGGCATTGCCATCACCGACGCGCCGCTCGTGATCGCCCTGGGTCCCGGCTTCTTTGCCGGCAGGGACTGCCATCTGGTGATTGAAACCAACCGGGGCCACAATCTGGGGCGGCTTATCGCCTGTGGCGAGGCGGAGCCCAACACCGGCATCCCCGGCAACATCGGCGGTTATACCAGGGAGCGGGTTCTCCGCGCGCCGGCCGACGGCCACTTCACGACCGAAAAGGTGATCGGCGACCAGGTCAGCAAGGGGGATGTGGTCGGCATCGTCGGCACCAACACGGTTACGGCTTCCATCGACGGCATCCTGCGGGGGCTGATACGGCCCGGCACCCATGTCACGACCGGCCTCAAGATCGGCGATATCGATCCCCGTGGGGATACGGCCTATTGCCATACCATTTCGGAGAAGGCCCGCGCCCTTGGCGGGTCGGTGCTGGAAGCGATACTTACCGTCTACAACCAGTGA
- a CDS encoding MBL fold metallo-hydrolase, with translation MTFPYSPPHSDGELVEIGPDVRWLRMPVTYAPDHVNIYLVRVAGGWLIVDTGLDSPEARRIWEEVFSGPLAGEKVVGVYCTHYHVDHLGLAGYLTERWRVPLFMTYEEYYTLLGWPDLPQEVPWQHVEFFQRAGFPQELLPQTLVMFDFAREISPMPLSFVRLQDRSHLPLDEEWQVIVGRGHSPEHALLLSKVRKILISGDQLLPSISTNVSVSVMNPEDDPLSHWLASLDRLATIPDDVLVLPGHGLPFRGARKRVAELRGHHRRRSQVIVDACAGSELSAYELVKVLYSFSLGDFDLQLALGECLSHVRYLACRGRLEARLDGEGINRYRSVRGVRAVNGGAGFCRD, from the coding sequence ATGACCTTTCCGTATTCTCCTCCCCACTCGGATGGCGAGCTGGTGGAGATTGGCCCTGATGTCAGATGGCTGCGCATGCCGGTGACCTACGCCCCTGACCACGTGAATATCTACCTGGTGCGGGTTGCGGGAGGGTGGCTCATTGTGGACACGGGGCTCGATTCGCCCGAGGCGCGGAGAATATGGGAGGAGGTATTTTCCGGGCCCCTTGCCGGTGAAAAGGTGGTGGGGGTGTACTGCACCCATTACCACGTGGATCACCTGGGGCTGGCCGGCTACCTGACGGAGCGCTGGCGGGTTCCCCTCTTCATGACCTACGAGGAGTATTACACCCTGCTGGGGTGGCCGGACCTTCCCCAAGAGGTGCCGTGGCAGCATGTCGAATTTTTCCAACGGGCAGGCTTCCCGCAGGAACTGTTGCCCCAGACGCTGGTGATGTTCGACTTTGCCCGCGAGATATCCCCCATGCCTCTCTCCTTCGTCCGTTTGCAGGATCGCAGCCACCTGCCGCTGGACGAGGAGTGGCAGGTCATTGTCGGCCGGGGACATTCCCCCGAGCATGCACTGCTGCTTTCGAAGGTGCGTAAAATTCTCATCTCCGGGGACCAACTCCTGCCGAGCATCTCCACCAACGTCTCGGTCAGCGTCATGAATCCGGAGGACGACCCCCTCAGCCATTGGCTTGCATCTCTCGACCGTCTCGCGACAATCCCCGACGACGTCCTTGTGCTCCCGGGGCACGGGCTCCCCTTCCGCGGGGCGAGGAAAAGGGTCGCGGAGTTACGGGGTCATCACCGGCGCCGGTCCCAGGTGATAGTGGATGCCTGTGCCGGCAGTGAACTGTCCGCTTATGAGCTGGTGAAGGTGCTCTACTCCTTCTCATTGGGGGACTTTGATCTGCAGCTGGCGCTGGGGGAATGCCTTTCCCACGTGCGCTATCTGGCGTGCCGCGGCAGGCTGGAGGCGAGGCTCGATGGAGAAGGGATCAACCGCTACCGCAGTGTCAGGGGGGTGCGAGCTGTCAATGGCGGTGCTGGTTTTTGTCGTGACTGA
- a CDS encoding benzoate-CoA ligase family protein, producing the protein MPYNLNLPETFNAADYFIDRNIREGRGDKLAVLCEERSLTYRQLQEGVNRFGNALKSLDVRMEERVALLLLDTEVYPQAFFGAIKIGAVPICLNTMNRPQDFQFYLNDSRARVLVVDALLLDQIEPIRRNLQFLKHVIVANGSAPAGDLSLAELCAPQPTELETAPTCRDDACFWLYSSGSTGSPKGTVHLQHDMVYSAKTYGAKVLDIKENDVFFSAAKLFFAYGLGNGIYFPFCVGATAVYLPLRPTPANVYETVRRHRPTLFFGVPTLYGQMLEEEGSMNGVRLCVSAGEALPAAYIHRWKARFQLDILDGIGSTEMAHIFISNRPGEIVAGSSGRVVPGYEARIVDENMHDLPAGEIGTLLVKGDSATALYWNKHEKTRQTIMGHWINTGDKYVCDENGYFHCAGRSDDMLKVGGIWVSPNEVESCLIGHPAILECAVIGAPDEDNLIKPMAFVVLNSQHQPSPEMENELKEYVKTTLAMYKYPRWIRFIDELPKTATGKIKRFELRTMIQKEELQHVA; encoded by the coding sequence ATGCCCTACAATCTCAACCTGCCCGAAACCTTCAACGCCGCCGATTACTTCATCGACCGCAACATCCGCGAGGGGAGAGGCGACAAGCTCGCCGTTCTCTGCGAGGAGCGCTCCCTCACCTACCGGCAGCTGCAGGAAGGGGTCAACCGCTTCGGAAACGCCCTGAAATCCCTGGATGTGCGCATGGAAGAGCGCGTCGCCCTCCTTCTGCTGGATACGGAGGTCTACCCCCAGGCATTTTTCGGAGCCATCAAGATCGGGGCGGTTCCCATCTGCCTCAACACCATGAACCGTCCCCAGGATTTCCAGTTCTACCTCAACGACAGCCGGGCGCGGGTCCTGGTTGTCGATGCGCTGCTCCTTGACCAGATCGAGCCCATTCGCCGCAACCTGCAGTTCCTGAAGCATGTCATCGTGGCCAACGGCTCCGCCCCGGCAGGCGATCTGAGCCTGGCGGAACTGTGCGCCCCCCAGCCCACGGAGCTTGAAACCGCCCCCACCTGCCGCGACGACGCCTGCTTCTGGCTCTACAGCTCCGGCTCCACCGGCTCACCCAAGGGGACGGTCCATCTCCAGCACGACATGGTCTATTCGGCCAAGACCTACGGGGCAAAAGTGCTCGACATCAAGGAAAACGACGTATTTTTCTCGGCCGCGAAACTGTTCTTTGCCTACGGCCTGGGGAACGGCATCTACTTCCCTTTCTGTGTCGGGGCAACCGCCGTGTACCTGCCGCTGCGGCCGACCCCGGCCAATGTTTATGAAACGGTGCGCCGCCACCGTCCGACCCTGTTTTTCGGCGTTCCCACCCTCTACGGCCAGATGCTTGAGGAAGAAGGGAGCATGAACGGCGTCAGGCTGTGCGTCTCCGCGGGCGAGGCCCTGCCGGCAGCCTACATCCACCGCTGGAAAGCACGCTTCCAGCTGGACATTCTCGACGGGATCGGCTCCACCGAGATGGCCCACATCTTCATCTCCAACAGGCCCGGCGAAATCGTCGCCGGCAGCTCCGGGAGGGTCGTCCCCGGCTACGAGGCCCGCATCGTGGATGAAAACATGCACGATCTCCCGGCCGGCGAGATCGGCACGCTCCTGGTCAAGGGTGACAGCGCCACGGCCCTCTACTGGAACAAGCATGAGAAAACCAGGCAGACCATCATGGGGCACTGGATAAATACCGGCGACAAATATGTCTGCGATGAAAACGGCTATTTCCACTGCGCCGGCCGCTCCGACGACATGCTCAAGGTGGGGGGGATCTGGGTGTCGCCCAACGAGGTTGAGTCTTGCCTGATCGGACACCCCGCCATCCTGGAGTGTGCCGTCATCGGCGCCCCTGACGAGGACAACCTGATCAAGCCCATGGCCTTCGTGGTCCTCAATTCCCAGCATCAGCCATCGCCGGAGATGGAGAACGAGTTGAAGGAGTATGTGAAGACCACCCTGGCGATGTACAAGTACCCGCGCTGGATACGGTTCATCGATGAACTCCCCAAGACCGCCACCGGCAAGATCAAACGCTTCGAACTGCGCACCATGATCCAGAAGGAAGAGTTGCAGCACGTGGCCTGA